CTGATCGTGCTGGATGTGATGCTGCCCGGGATCGACGGCTTCGAGGTGTGCCGCCGTATCCGGCGCACCGACCAGTTGCCGATCATCCTGCTGACCGCCCGCAGCGACGACATCGACGTGGTCGTGGGGCTGGAGTCCGGTGCGGACGACTATGTGGTCAAGCCGGTGCAGGGGCGGGTGCTGGACGCCCGTATCCGTGCCGTGCTGCGCCGGGGGGAGCGGGAGGCCACCGACTCGGCCACCTTCGGCTCCCTGGTGATCGACCGCTCCGCCATGACCGTGACCAAGAACGGCGAGGACCTCCAGCTCACGCCGACCGAGCTGCGACTCCTGCTGGAACTGAGCCGGCGGCCGGGGCAGGCGCTGTCCCGGCAGCAACTGCTGCGGCTGGTGTGGGAGCACGACTATCTCGGGGACTCGCGGCTGGTGGACGCCTGTGTCCAGCGGCTGCGGGCGAAGGTGGAGGACGTGCCGTCCTCGCCCACCCTGATCCGTACCGTGCGCGGTGTGGGCTACCGGCTGGACGCGCCGCAGTGAGCGGTGCCGCCAAGCGCGCGATAGTCGCCGGGCTGCGCTGGACGAGTCTGCGGCTCCGTCTGGTCGTGGTCTTCGCCGTGGTCGCGCTGACCGCCGCGGTGTCCGCGTCGGGCATCGCCTACTGGCTCAACCGCGAGGCCGTGCTCACCCGGGTGCAGGACTCCGCGCTGGAGAGTTTCCGCAAGGACATGCAGGGCCGGGCCGCGGCGCTGCCGGTCGGCCCGTCCCGGGAGGAGCTGGCCGACGCCGCCCGGCAGATGGCGGGCGGCCAGGAGGGCTACGGGGTGCTGCTGCTGGGCGACGCCGCGTCGGGGACACCGGTGACGGGCTCGTCCGACCCGCTGCTCTACACCCTGGACCGGGTCCCCGGGGCGCTCCAGGAGGCCGTGAACCGGCGGCAGGAGACGGGTTCCGGGAATGCGGCCGAGTACCACCTGTACTGGCAGCGCACCGAGTTGGGCGGCGAGCCGTATCTCGTCGGCGGTTCCCGGATCGTGGGCGGCGGGCCGACCGGCTATGTCTTCAAGTCGCTGGAGCAGGAGCGGGACGACCTCAATACGCTCGCCTGGTCGCTGGGGATCGCCACCACGCTGGCACTCGTCGGTTCGGCGCTGCTGGCGCAGGCCGCGGCGACGACCGTGCTGCGGCCGGTGCGGCGGCTCGGGGAGGCGGCCCGCAGGCTGGGCGAGGGGAAGCTGGACACCCGGCTGCGGGTGTCGGGCACCGACGAGCTGGCGGAGCTGGCGCGGACCTTCAACAGGACGGCGGAGTCGCTGGAGAAGAAGGTCGCCGACATGAGCGCCCGGGAGGAGTCCAGCCGTCGTTTCGTGGCGGACATGTCGCACGAGCTGCGGACCCCGCTGACGGCGCTGACCGCCGTCACCGAGGTGCTGGAGGACGAGGTCGACAGCCTGGACCCGATGATCGCTCCCGCGGTGACGCTGGTGGTGAGCGAGACCCGGCGGCTGGGCGACCTGGTGGAGAATCTGATGGAGGTCACCCGCTTCGACGCGGGCACCGCCAAGGTGGTCCTGGACACGGTGGACGTGGCCGACCAGGTGACCGCCTGCATCGACGCGCGGGCCTGGCTGGACGCGGTGGAGCTGGACGCCGAGCGCGGGATCATGGCGCGGCTCGACCCCCGGCGGCTCGATGTGATCCTGGCGAACCTGATCGGCAACGCGCTCAAGCACGGCGGTTCGCCGGTGCGGGTCTCGGTGCGGCTCGTCGAGGGCGCCGGGCTGGTGATCGAGGTACGGGACCACGGCCCCGGCATCCCCGCCGATGTGCTGCCGCATGTCTTCGACCGTTTCTACAAGGCCAGCGCCTCCCGGCCGCGGTCCGAGGGGAGCGGACTGGGGCTGTCGATCGCGATGGAGAACGCGCTCGCGCACGGCGGCACCATCACCGCGGCGAACTCGCCGGACGGCGACGGCGCGGTGTTCGTGCTGCGGCTGCCGCAGGACGCGTCCGCGCCCAAGGAGGACTACTCCGGCGAGGACGGCGTGGACGGCGAGGAGACCCCGTCCACCGGGACCGGCGCGGACGCGGGCGGGAGCACGGCCGGGGAGTCGGGGTCCGCCCCGGCGGACGGGCGCGACGAGGCGCCCGGAGAGGGGAGCACACGGTGAGGCGGAGGGTCCGGCGGCTGACCGCCCTGGCGCTGGCGGGCGGCGCGCTGCTGCTCGCCGGGTGCGGGATCAGGACCACACAGGTACCGGTGGACGCCGGTCCCGCGCCCTCCCGGCTGCCGTGCACGGTGACCGACGGCCCGGACGGCGGTCCGGGGGCGGGCGACGGCCTGCCGGTACGGGTCGAGCTGCTGTGCGCGGCCAAGCTGAAGCAGGTGGACCGCACGGTGGAGCTGCCCGCCGACGGCCTCCACGACGAACAGCTCCGGATGGCGACCGCGCTCCTCGACGAGCTGCGGCGCAAGCCGACGGCGGACGAGCGCGGGGCGGGCTTCGGGACGGACGTGCCCGCGGGGCTGACCGTGGCCGGCGGGGCCCGCGCCGGTGACCCGGTGGGCACGCTGCGGCTGAGCCTGCGGCCGGAGCGGCTGCCCGGGGCGGCGCTCGCGCAGATCGTGTGCACCTTCGCGGAGAGCCGGGCCGCGGCGGCGGGCGGCGCGGTGATCCTGGGCGGTCCCGACGAGAGCGG
The nucleotide sequence above comes from Streptomyces clavuligerus. Encoded proteins:
- the afsQ1 gene encoding two-component system response regulator AfsQ1, whose protein sequence is MPFLLLIEDDDAIRTALELSLSRQGHRVATAATGEDGLKLLREQRPDLIVLDVMLPGIDGFEVCRRIRRTDQLPIILLTARSDDIDVVVGLESGADDYVVKPVQGRVLDARIRAVLRRGEREATDSATFGSLVIDRSAMTVTKNGEDLQLTPTELRLLLELSRRPGQALSRQQLLRLVWEHDYLGDSRLVDACVQRLRAKVEDVPSSPTLIRTVRGVGYRLDAPQ
- a CDS encoding sensor histidine kinase; amino-acid sequence: MSGAAKRAIVAGLRWTSLRLRLVVVFAVVALTAAVSASGIAYWLNREAVLTRVQDSALESFRKDMQGRAAALPVGPSREELADAARQMAGGQEGYGVLLLGDAASGTPVTGSSDPLLYTLDRVPGALQEAVNRRQETGSGNAAEYHLYWQRTELGGEPYLVGGSRIVGGGPTGYVFKSLEQERDDLNTLAWSLGIATTLALVGSALLAQAAATTVLRPVRRLGEAARRLGEGKLDTRLRVSGTDELAELARTFNRTAESLEKKVADMSAREESSRRFVADMSHELRTPLTALTAVTEVLEDEVDSLDPMIAPAVTLVVSETRRLGDLVENLMEVTRFDAGTAKVVLDTVDVADQVTACIDARAWLDAVELDAERGIMARLDPRRLDVILANLIGNALKHGGSPVRVSVRLVEGAGLVIEVRDHGPGIPADVLPHVFDRFYKASASRPRSEGSGLGLSIAMENALAHGGTITAANSPDGDGAVFVLRLPQDASAPKEDYSGEDGVDGEETPSTGTGADAGGSTAGESGSAPADGRDEAPGEGSTR